From Acropora muricata isolate sample 2 chromosome 14, ASM3666990v1, whole genome shotgun sequence, one genomic window encodes:
- the LOC136898876 gene encoding retinol dehydrogenase 8-like has product MVTQIVLISGCSSGIGLATAVHLAKDAEKRFKVYATMRNLAKKGPLEEEGKDFLGETLIIKQMDVCSDESVSQSVKEILETEGKIDVLFNNAGIGIITAFECVPVEIAKEVLEVNYFGALRLIQAVLPSMKARQSGVIVNNSSHYGIVGIPFVEIYCSSKFAIEGLTESLAPILRHFNIRCCLLEAGPVRTPIVSKAEEWCQVKVDESSADPKTQSLLELMKMNMKNEFEKYIQDCEEVAQVVKDIVLGEKCDLRYQTNEEFGSKEVAAKFFDPTGNKSVDLVAKRYFCEHEKE; this is encoded by the exons ATGGTCACTCAAATTGTTTTAATCTCGGGTTGTTCCAGCGGCATAGGACTCGCCACTGCAGTGCATCTCGCCAAAGATGCTGAGAAACGCTTCAAGGTTTACGCCACCATGAGAAATCTAGCGAAGAAAGGACCGCTGGAGGAAGAAGGAAAGGATTTTCTTGGAGAGACATTGATTATTAAACAGATGGACGTTTGCAGCGATGAATCAGTCAGCCAATCCGTCAAAGAAATCCTCGAAACAGAAGGCAAAATTGATGTCTTGT TCAATAACGCCGGAATTGGAATCATCACTGCCTTTGAGTGTGTACCTGTAGAGATAGCCAAGGAAGTCTTAGAGGTCAACTATTTTGGCGCCTTGAGACTGATCCAAGCGGTGCTCCCATCCATGAAAGCAAGACAGAGTGGCGTCATCGTTAATAACAGCAGTCACTATGGAATTGTGGGAATCCCTTTTGTGGAGATTTACTGCTCGTCGAAGTTTGCCATTGAAGGCCTGACAGAAAGCTTGGCTCCAATACTACGACACTTTAACATCAg ATGTTGCTTGTTGGAAGCAGGCCCTGTACGTACTCCGATAGTATCGAAGGCGGAGGAATGGTGCCAAGTGAAAGTGGATGAATCATCCGCTGACCCCAAGACACAAAGTTTATTGGAGCTTATGAAGATGAATATGAAAAATgagtttgaaaaatatattcaggATTGCGAGGAAGTTGCACAGGTTGTGAAAGATATCGTTCTGGGCGAGAAGTGCGACCTGCGGTACCAAACGAACGAGGAATTTGGATCTAAAGAAGTGGCAGCCAAGTTTTTTGATCCCACCGGCAACAAATCAGTGGACTTGGTAGCCAAGCGTTATTTTTGTGAACATGAAAAGGAATAA
- the LOC136898875 gene encoding adiponectin receptor protein 2-like — protein MPASTCACQGDHMILQTDEPNNKNRDDSMRNRVNTDDVEVRFEPHSKWRLLYHFDLPEWLRGNPFLSYYHRPPMPSFGFCFRSIFKVHSETGNIWTHLIGFLAFVCITMYVFLRPITNTAPFPRDWQEKLVFGSFFACGILCLGFSWIFHTVHCHSVAVSRIFRSLDYSGIVLFIMGSFIPPLYYGFYCSRVLKILYMSLTCSLGALCIVVSLWSKLSLPKYRLIRAVLLVAFGWSGIIPAIHLTSLYGVQLVMRLVALDWMGLMSFLYTASAVTYATRIPERFFPGKCDIWFQSHQIFHVLVVIAAFVHLHAICEMARYRFDQGVSCEP, from the exons ATGCCGGCCAGCACGTGCGCTTGTCAAGGAGATCACATGATTCTTCAAACTGACGAACCCAATAACAAGAATAGAGATGATAGCATGCGCAATAGGGTTAATACAGATGACGTAGAAGTACGATTTGAGCCccattcaaaatggcgcctCCTGTATCATTTCGATCTTCCCGAGTGGTTGCGTGGCAACCCATTCCTATCCTACTACCACAGACCGCCGATGCCATCGTTTGGATTCTGTTTTAGGAGTATCTTCAAGGTTCATTCCGAAACGGGAAATATATGGACCCATTTGATTGGATTTCTTGCTTTCGTTTGTATTACAATGTACGTTTTTCTACGACCGATAACAAACACAGCTCCGTTTCCCAGAGATTGGCAAGAAAAGCTCGTTTTTGGTTCTTTCTTCGCCTGTGGCATTTTGTGTTTAGGATTTTCTTGGATATTCCACACTGTCCATTGTCACTCTGTCGCAGTTTCGCGAATTTTTCGCAG CCTTGATTACTCAGGCATCGTCTTGTTCATTATGGGTTCGTTTATCCCTCCTCTCTATTACGGGTTTTACTGTTCAAGGGTTCTGAAGATCTTGTACATGTCGCTGACATGTTCTCTTGGTGCTCTCTGTATCGTTGTCTCCTTGTGGAGTAAACTTAGTCTTCCGAAGTATCGACTTATTAGAGCGG ttctgttGGTTGCGTTTGGATGGTCGGGTATAATTCCCGCGATTCACTTAACATCTCTGTATGGTGTACAATTGGTGATGAGACTTGTTGCCTTAGATTGGATGGGACTTATGAGTTTCCTCTATACTGCTAGTGCTGTCACTTACGCGACAAGAATTCCAGAGAGATTCTTTCCTGGAAAATGTGATATTTGG tttCAAAGTCATCAAATCTTCCACGTCCTCGTTGTGATTGCAGCCTTCGTCCATTTGCATGCCATATGTGAAATGGCGCGTTATAGGTTTGATCAAGGAGTGAGCTGTGAACCATAA